A portion of the Haemophilus influenzae genome contains these proteins:
- the glnB gene encoding nitrogen regulatory protein P-II: MKKIEAMIKPFKLDDVRESLSDIGISGMTITEVRGFGRQKGHTELYRGAEYMVDFLPKVKLEVVVPDELVDQCIEAIIETAQTGKIGDGKIFVYHVERAIRIRTGEENEDAI, from the coding sequence ATGAAAAAAATCGAAGCAATGATTAAACCCTTTAAATTAGACGATGTGCGAGAAAGTCTTTCAGATATTGGTATTTCAGGTATGACAATCACGGAAGTACGCGGATTTGGTCGTCAAAAAGGTCATACAGAACTTTATCGTGGTGCGGAATATATGGTGGATTTTCTGCCGAAAGTGAAATTGGAAGTAGTGGTTCCTGATGAACTTGTGGATCAATGTATTGAAGCGATTATTGAAACGGCACAAACAGGTAAAATCGGTGACGGCAAAATTTTTGTTTATCACGTTGAGAGAGCGATCCGCATTCGCACGGGCGAAGAAAACGAGGATGCGATTTAG
- the mog gene encoding molybdopterin adenylyltransferase, whose translation MTALLKIGLVSVSDRASAGVYQDQGIPELQAWLEQALVDPFHLETRLIPDEQPIIEQTLKELVDEQGCHLVLTTGGTGPAKRDVTPDATLAVADREMPGFGEQMRQVSLHFVPTAILSRQVGVIRKESLILNLPGQPKAIKETLEGVKDKEGNVLVKGIFSAVPYCLQLINGLYIDTKPEIIESFRPKSARRENLEK comes from the coding sequence ATGACCGCACTTTTAAAAATTGGTCTGGTATCTGTTTCTGATCGCGCATCAGCAGGCGTGTATCAAGATCAAGGTATCCCAGAATTACAGGCTTGGTTAGAACAAGCGTTGGTAGATCCCTTCCATTTGGAAACAAGATTAATCCCCGATGAACAGCCGATTATTGAACAAACCTTAAAAGAGCTAGTGGATGAACAAGGTTGCCATTTAGTGCTGACAACTGGTGGAACTGGGCCAGCAAAACGCGATGTAACGCCTGATGCAACCCTTGCGGTAGCGGATCGAGAAATGCCGGGTTTTGGCGAACAAATGCGTCAAGTGAGTTTGCATTTTGTGCCTACCGCAATTTTATCCCGCCAAGTGGGTGTGATTCGTAAGGAAAGCTTGATTTTAAATCTTCCTGGGCAACCTAAAGCGATTAAAGAAACCTTAGAGGGCGTGAAAGATAAAGAAGGAAATGTGCTTGTAAAAGGCATTTTTAGCGCAGTGCCTTATTGTTTGCAACTGATTAACGGCTTATATATTGATACCAAGCCTGAAATCATCGAAAGTTTCCGTCCTAAATCTGCAAGACGCGAAAATCTGGAGAAATAG
- a CDS encoding diacylglycerol kinase, producing MYKTTGLTHLINSTKYSLQGLKSAFKNETAFRHECFLACILIPLTFFLGETKIEIILMISSVLLVMALELLNSAVEAVVDRIGTERHELSGRAKDQGSASVFIALCIVGIVWGGILFF from the coding sequence ATGTATAAAACGACGGGGCTAACCCATTTAATCAATTCCACGAAATATTCGTTACAAGGCTTAAAAAGTGCGTTTAAAAATGAAACGGCTTTTCGCCACGAATGTTTTTTAGCCTGCATTTTAATTCCTCTTACTTTCTTTTTAGGCGAAACAAAAATTGAAATTATATTGATGATTTCTTCTGTTTTGCTTGTGATGGCGTTAGAACTTTTAAACAGTGCGGTAGAGGCAGTTGTTGATCGCATTGGTACAGAACGCCACGAACTTTCAGGGCGTGCGAAAGATCAAGGTTCTGCATCGGTATTTATTGCCCTTTGTATTGTCGGTATCGTTTGGGGCGGAATTTTATTCTTCTAA
- the relA gene encoding GTP diphosphokinase, with product MVAVRGSHLLNPQNFVIEQWCTGLKLAEQTEKSLIDAWYYARDLMNAYPDEMKNATLMLQSGVEMVEILHELNMDAETLLTAMLFPIVANKLTDWESLKEKFGAKITKLLKGVLEMDNIRQLNASHSANALQVDNVRRMLLAMVDDFRCVIIKLAERITFLRDAEYRCAEEDKVLAVKECSYIYAPLANRLGIGQLKWELEDYCFRYLHPEQYRAIAKLLQERRLDREHYIADFVSELSSYLRENIKQVEVYGRPKHIYSIWRKMQKKNLEFSGLYDVRAVRIIVQKLQDCYTALGIVHTQFKHLPKEFDDYVANPKPNGYQSIHTVVLGKGGKPIEVQIRTQQMHDDAELGMAAHWKYKEGNTGSMSAYEEKIAWLRKLLAWQDDITDSGEVMAELRSQVFDDRVYVFTPKGEVVDLPTGSTPLDFAYAIHSEIGHRCIGAKVAGRIVPFTYQLQMGDQIDIITQKNPNPSRDWLNPNLGFTHTSKSRAKIQAWFKKQDRDKNIPAGKELLDNELTLLNLSIKQVEPYALPRYNLKNLDDLYAGIGSGDIRLNNLIHFLQSKLIKVTAEEADQEILRHVANKSAVNSQQKSEKNNGYVIVEGVGNLMHHIARCCQPIPGDAIVGYITMGRGISIHRADCEQFLDLQATHPERVVESIWGENYASGFHINIRIVAGDRNGLLRDITTVLANEKISVLGVSSRADTKKQLATIDMEIELHNVESLSKILARLAKLDDVIEAKRL from the coding sequence ATGGTTGCTGTTCGTGGTTCTCATTTGTTAAATCCGCAGAATTTTGTGATTGAACAATGGTGCACTGGCTTAAAACTAGCAGAACAAACAGAAAAAAGTTTGATCGATGCGTGGTATTACGCACGTGATTTAATGAATGCCTACCCCGATGAAATGAAGAATGCGACCTTAATGCTGCAGTCTGGCGTGGAAATGGTAGAAATTTTGCACGAACTTAATATGGATGCGGAAACATTGCTTACTGCCATGTTGTTTCCTATTGTTGCAAATAAATTAACAGACTGGGAAAGTCTAAAAGAAAAATTTGGTGCGAAAATTACTAAATTACTTAAAGGCGTGTTGGAGATGGATAATATTCGCCAACTTAATGCCAGTCATTCCGCTAACGCTCTGCAAGTGGATAATGTTCGCCGTATGTTGTTGGCAATGGTGGACGATTTCCGCTGCGTGATCATCAAACTTGCCGAACGTATTACTTTCTTGCGTGATGCAGAGTATCGTTGTGCAGAGGAAGACAAAGTCCTTGCCGTCAAAGAATGTTCTTATATTTATGCCCCTCTTGCCAATCGTCTTGGAATTGGTCAGCTGAAATGGGAGTTAGAAGATTACTGCTTCCGTTATCTTCATCCTGAACAATATCGCGCTATTGCTAAATTATTACAGGAACGTCGTCTTGATCGTGAACATTACATTGCTGATTTCGTCAGTGAGTTGAGCAGTTATTTACGTGAAAATATCAAGCAAGTGGAAGTCTATGGTCGTCCGAAACATATTTACAGCATTTGGCGCAAAATGCAGAAAAAGAATCTTGAGTTCAGCGGTTTATATGATGTAAGAGCGGTCAGAATTATCGTGCAAAAATTGCAAGATTGTTACACCGCACTTGGGATTGTTCATACTCAATTTAAACACTTACCCAAAGAATTTGACGATTATGTCGCGAACCCGAAACCGAACGGTTATCAATCTATTCATACTGTTGTTTTAGGTAAAGGTGGCAAGCCAATTGAAGTACAAATTCGAACCCAACAAATGCATGATGATGCAGAGTTAGGTATGGCGGCACACTGGAAATATAAAGAAGGCAATACAGGCAGTATGTCTGCCTATGAAGAAAAAATTGCGTGGTTGCGTAAATTGTTAGCTTGGCAAGATGATATTACGGATTCTGGCGAAGTGATGGCAGAGTTGCGTAGCCAAGTGTTTGATGACCGTGTATATGTGTTTACGCCAAAGGGCGAAGTGGTGGATTTGCCAACGGGATCTACACCATTAGATTTTGCTTATGCCATTCATAGTGAAATTGGTCATCGCTGCATCGGGGCAAAAGTGGCAGGACGTATTGTGCCATTTACCTATCAGCTACAAATGGGCGATCAAATCGATATTATTACCCAGAAAAATCCGAACCCGAGCCGTGACTGGTTAAACCCAAATTTAGGATTTACCCATACGTCAAAATCTCGCGCAAAAATCCAAGCGTGGTTTAAAAAACAAGATCGCGATAAAAATATTCCAGCGGGTAAAGAATTACTCGATAATGAACTCACGCTTTTGAATTTAAGTATTAAGCAAGTGGAACCTTATGCGTTACCACGCTATAACTTGAAAAATTTGGACGATCTTTATGCAGGTATTGGCAGTGGCGATATTCGTTTAAATAACTTAATCCATTTCTTGCAAAGTAAATTGATTAAAGTGACTGCTGAAGAAGCGGATCAAGAGATTTTGCGTCATGTTGCTAATAAAAGTGCGGTCAATTCTCAGCAGAAATCTGAAAAGAACAATGGCTATGTGATTGTGGAGGGTGTGGGCAATCTTATGCATCATATTGCGCGTTGCTGTCAGCCGATACCAGGCGATGCGATTGTTGGCTATATTACAATGGGACGTGGTATTTCTATTCACCGAGCGGATTGTGAACAATTCTTAGATTTGCAAGCGACTCATCCAGAACGCGTAGTGGAATCAATTTGGGGCGAAAATTACGCAAGTGGTTTCCATATTAATATCCGTATTGTGGCAGGCGATCGCAATGGCTTATTACGTGATATTACGACGGTTCTAGCAAATGAAAAAATTAGCGTGCTAGGGGTCTCAAGCCGTGCTGATACCAAAAAACAGCTTGCTACCATTGATATGGAAATTGAACTCCATAATGTTGAAAGTTTAAGTAAAATATTGGCTCGATTAGCAAAATTAGATGATGTTATCGAAGCGAAGCGTTTATAA
- the rlmD gene encoding 23S rRNA (uracil(1939)-C(5))-methyltransferase RlmD, whose product MVLLYTPKQKTNNVQTITADILDLDYQGLGVAKINGKTWFIENALPHEKVECRILEDKRQYGRAIVKKWRVKSSERLAPKCAHFMRCGGCQGQHIPIEMQRKAKESALFKRLSKLQSEPISFQPMICGDAWAYRRRVRLSLWFNPNTKQIDMGFRQKNTNDLIPVQSCEVAEPAINYLLPKLTALLEKFSAPKQLGHIELVAADNGVAMLLRYTKNLAEIDRTLLLKFAEQEKLMLFLQSDEGIEQIYGDAPYYQFSDGIKLHFDIRDFIQVNSALNERMVNTALDWLELSQQDCVLDLFCGMGNFTLPFAKRVKSAVGIEGVFEMVQKAAQNAARNQIKNIEFFQADLDQSFVEQPWANQSFNKILLDPPRSGAAFALNALCELKAEKILYVSCNPATLVRDAEILCDFGYKIEKSAVIDMFPHTGHLESITLFTTK is encoded by the coding sequence ATGGTTCTTCTTTATACCCCAAAGCAAAAAACAAACAATGTTCAAACCATTACGGCTGATATTCTTGATTTAGATTATCAAGGTTTAGGCGTGGCGAAAATTAATGGTAAAACTTGGTTTATTGAAAATGCGCTTCCGCACGAAAAAGTGGAATGCCGTATTTTGGAAGATAAACGCCAATATGGACGCGCCATTGTAAAAAAATGGCGAGTAAAAAGTTCTGAACGTTTAGCACCTAAATGTGCTCATTTTATGCGTTGTGGTGGTTGCCAAGGACAGCATATTCCTATTGAAATGCAGAGAAAAGCGAAAGAATCTGCATTGTTTAAGCGGTTAAGTAAATTACAGTCAGAACCGATTTCATTTCAACCTATGATTTGTGGCGATGCTTGGGCGTATCGTCGTCGTGTGCGTTTGAGTTTATGGTTTAATCCAAACACAAAACAAATCGACATGGGCTTTCGTCAGAAAAATACCAACGATTTAATACCCGTTCAATCTTGCGAAGTAGCAGAACCTGCAATTAATTATTTACTACCTAAATTAACCGCACTTTTAGAAAAATTTTCAGCACCGAAACAGCTTGGGCATATTGAACTTGTAGCAGCTGATAATGGCGTCGCAATGTTGTTACGTTACACGAAAAACCTTGCGGAAATTGACCGCACTTTATTGCTCAAATTTGCTGAACAAGAAAAGTTAATGCTGTTTTTACAAAGCGATGAAGGCATTGAACAAATCTATGGCGATGCGCCTTATTATCAATTTTCTGATGGCATAAAATTACATTTTGATATTCGTGATTTTATTCAAGTAAATAGTGCATTAAATGAACGTATGGTCAATACAGCGTTGGATTGGCTTGAATTGAGCCAACAAGATTGCGTGCTAGATTTATTTTGCGGCATGGGAAATTTTACGCTTCCTTTTGCCAAACGCGTGAAAAGTGCGGTAGGAATTGAAGGCGTTTTTGAAATGGTACAAAAAGCGGCGCAAAATGCCGCAAGAAACCAAATCAAAAATATTGAATTTTTCCAAGCCGATCTTGACCAATCCTTTGTTGAACAACCTTGGGCTAATCAGTCGTTCAATAAAATTTTGCTTGATCCTCCACGCAGTGGCGCAGCTTTCGCGTTAAATGCTTTGTGCGAGCTGAAAGCAGAGAAAATTTTATATGTGTCTTGTAATCCTGCAACATTAGTGCGTGATGCGGAAATTTTATGTGATTTTGGCTACAAGATTGAAAAAAGTGCGGTGATAGATATGTTCCCTCATACGGGGCATTTGGAATCGATAACCTTATTCACTACAAAATAA
- the recO gene encoding DNA repair protein RecO — MQSELQRGFVLHRRPYSETSLLVDLFTEESGRLTVIAKGARAKRSSWKSVLQPFTPLLLRWTGKSTLKTLTKAEPAAITLPLQQIALYSGFYVNELLTRVIESETPNPALFQHYLKCLTGLATETNIEPTLRLFEFQLLQILGYGVDFLHCAGSGEPVDFSMTYRYREEKGFLASLVKDNLTFYGRDLLAFEALDFSDDAVRQAAKRFTRIALKPYLGDKPLKSRELFTQNILLLK, encoded by the coding sequence GTGCAAAGCGAACTTCAACGTGGTTTTGTTTTGCATCGTCGCCCTTATAGTGAAACGAGCTTATTGGTGGATTTATTCACTGAAGAAAGTGGGCGTTTAACGGTCATTGCAAAAGGGGCGCGTGCAAAGCGTTCATCTTGGAAATCGGTTTTGCAACCTTTCACACCTTTATTGTTGCGTTGGACGGGAAAAAGCACATTGAAAACCCTCACTAAAGCTGAACCTGCCGCAATTACACTGCCTTTACAACAAATCGCCCTTTATAGTGGATTTTATGTAAATGAATTACTCACTCGTGTTATTGAGTCTGAAACGCCAAATCCTGCGCTTTTTCAACATTATTTAAAATGCTTAACGGGCTTGGCAACGGAAACTAATATTGAGCCAACGTTGCGTCTTTTTGAATTTCAACTGTTACAAATTCTCGGTTACGGCGTGGATTTTCTGCATTGTGCGGGGTCTGGCGAGCCAGTGGATTTCTCAATGACATACCGTTATCGTGAGGAAAAAGGTTTCCTTGCGTCTTTAGTGAAAGATAATCTCACGTTTTACGGCAGAGATTTGTTAGCCTTTGAAGCCCTCGATTTTTCCGATGATGCGGTACGTCAAGCAGCAAAACGCTTCACTCGTATTGCGCTGAAACCTTATCTTGGCGATAAACCGCTAAAAAGCCGAGAGTTATTCACTCAAAATATTTTACTTTTAAAATAA
- a CDS encoding MliC family protein: MLKKTSLIFTALLMTGCAQNANVTTPQAQKMQVEKVDKALQKGEADRYLCQDDKVVRVVHATHKKYKKNLHYVTATFQGVSEKLTLMISERGKNYANIRWMWQERDDFSTLKTNLGEILATQCVSQTSERLSGQ; this comes from the coding sequence ATGTTGAAAAAAACATCTCTTATTTTTACCGCACTTTTAATGACTGGCTGTGCGCAAAATGCGAATGTAACAACACCTCAAGCGCAAAAAATGCAAGTAGAAAAAGTGGATAAAGCCTTACAAAAAGGCGAAGCTGATCGATATTTATGTCAAGATGATAAAGTTGTTCGTGTTGTACACGCCACGCATAAAAAATACAAAAAAAATTTGCATTATGTTACTGCCACTTTTCAAGGCGTATCAGAAAAACTAACCTTAATGATTTCTGAACGTGGTAAAAATTACGCCAATATTCGTTGGATGTGGCAAGAGCGTGATGATTTTAGTACGCTAAAAACGAATCTCGGCGAAATTTTAGCAACGCAATGTGTGTCACAAACAAGTGAACGCTTATCTGGACAATAA
- the oapA gene encoding opacity-associated protein OapA produces the protein MNSMDKNEQSSQNELDLGLNQEPITPKKTIQPSSSILGKAKGLFAKKNHVQTNFQQRKEPTFGDSSTQENDPLIPSENLKKAQKPVLQTSFTEENISAVDEEISAENNADEPVEKAEKPILAQPEKWKILQVLPAKHRRLFMAIFVLVILLIIFFALKPSSDTVESFTQSNSNEVPVQFQSLDQSQPVETTILDNPPAQNQMAVEQANQSEFAPKAEEAANNTTAQNPLVENAPMQQNVVQAPSQMPNEMAAASVAPMQPAQAEQPKATVPVQPMKKAVESQVAHKDTVKKEVKVAEKAQAPSKATEQNVAKTAGNAPIVEAKPVQVKKEKKVQIVDAKPVSKSTASHLSAKTLTVPKGVSLMQVFRDNQLNISDVNAMSKAAGAGNVLSSFKSGDKVTVSVNNQGRVNEMRLSNGARFVRQSDGSYQYKK, from the coding sequence GTGAATTCTATGGATAAAAATGAACAATCATCTCAAAATGAATTGGATTTAGGGCTTAATCAAGAGCCAATTACACCAAAGAAAACAATTCAGCCAAGTTCGTCAATTTTAGGTAAAGCAAAAGGGTTATTTGCCAAAAAAAATCACGTGCAAACTAACTTTCAGCAACGTAAAGAACCTACTTTTGGCGATTCATCAACGCAAGAAAATGATCCTTTAATTCCGAGTGAAAATTTGAAAAAAGCGCAAAAGCCAGTTCTTCAAACTTCTTTCACAGAAGAAAATATTTCTGCGGTTGATGAAGAAATCAGTGCTGAAAATAACGCGGATGAACCCGTCGAAAAGGCTGAAAAACCTATTTTAGCTCAACCAGAAAAATGGAAAATATTACAAGTATTGCCAGCAAAACATCGCCGTTTATTTATGGCTATTTTTGTGTTGGTTATTTTATTGATTATTTTCTTCGCATTAAAACCAAGTTCTGACACCGTTGAGTCTTTTACTCAATCTAACAGCAATGAAGTTCCTGTGCAGTTCCAATCGTTAGATCAAAGCCAGCCAGTGGAAACCACGATTTTAGATAATCCTCCTGCACAAAATCAAATGGCTGTAGAACAAGCTAACCAATCTGAATTTGCACCAAAAGCAGAGGAAGCGGCGAATAATACGACGGCTCAAAACCCATTAGTAGAAAATGCGCCAATGCAACAAAATGTTGTTCAAGCTCCAAGTCAAATGCCAAATGAAATGGCTGCGGCATCTGTTGCGCCTATGCAACCAGCTCAAGCGGAACAGCCAAAAGCAACTGTGCCTGTTCAGCCGATGAAAAAAGCGGTAGAATCACAAGTTGCGCATAAAGATACTGTGAAAAAAGAAGTGAAAGTGGCGGAGAAAGCACAGGCTCCATCAAAAGCAACGGAACAAAACGTCGCTAAAACAGCAGGAAACGCACCGATTGTTGAAGCCAAACCTGTTCAAGTAAAAAAAGAAAAGAAAGTTCAAATCGTTGATGCAAAACCTGTGAGTAAATCTACAGCTTCTCACCTTTCTGCAAAAACATTAACTGTGCCGAAAGGTGTTTCACTGATGCAAGTCTTCCGTGATAATCAACTTAATATTTCCGATGTAAACGCAATGAGCAAAGCGGCAGGGGCGGGCAATGTTTTAAGTAGCTTTAAATCTGGCGATAAAGTAACGGTATCTGTGAATAATCAAGGGCGAGTAAATGAAATGCGTTTATCCAATGGTGCGCGTTTTGTGCGTCAGTCTGATGGTTCTTATCAATATAAAAAATAA
- the epmB gene encoding EF-P beta-lysylation protein EpmB, translating into MRILPQEPVIREEQNWLTILKNAISDPKLLLKALNLPEDDFEQSIAARKLFSLRVPQPFIDKIEKGNPQDPLFLQVMCSDLEFVQAEGFSTDPLEEKNANAVPNILHKYRNRLLFMAKGGCAVNCRYCFRRHFPYDENPGNKKSWQLALDYIAAHSEIEEVIFSGGDPLMAKDHELAWLIKHLENIPHLQRLRIHTRLPVVIPQRITDEFCTLLAETRLQTVMVTHINHPNEIDQIFAHAMQKLNAVNVTLLNQSVLLKGVNDDAQILKILSDKLFQTGILPYYLHLLDKVQGASHFLISDIEAMQIYKTLQSLTSGYLVPKLAREIAGEPNKTLYAE; encoded by the coding sequence GTGCGTATTTTACCCCAAGAACCCGTCATTAGAGAAGAACAAAATTGGCTCACAATTCTAAAAAATGCCATTTCAGATCCTAAATTATTACTAAAAGCCTTAAATTTACCAGAAGATGATTTTGAGCAATCCATTGCTGCGCGGAAACTTTTTTCGCTCCGCGTGCCACAACCTTTCATTGATAAAATAGAAAAAGGTAATCCGCAAGATCCCCTTTTCTTGCAAGTGATGTGTTCTGATTTAGAGTTTGTGCAAGCGGAGGGATTTAGTACGGATCCCTTAGAAGAAAAAAATGCCAATGCGGTGCCAAATATTCTTCATAAATATAGAAATCGCTTGCTCTTTATGGCAAAAGGCGGTTGTGCAGTGAATTGTCGTTATTGCTTTCGCCGACATTTTCCTTACGATGAAAACCCAGGAAATAAAAAAAGCTGGCAACTGGCGTTAGATTACATTGCGGCACATTCTGAAATAGAAGAAGTGATTTTTTCAGGTGGCGATCCTTTAATGGCGAAAGATCACGAATTAGCGTGGTTAATAAAACATTTGGAAAACATACCGCACTTACAACGTTTGCGTATTCACACCCGTTTGCCTGTTGTGATTCCGCAACGGATTACTGATGAATTTTGCACTTTATTAGCAGAAACTCGTTTGCAAACAGTTATGGTGACACACATTAATCATCCGAATGAAATTGATCAAATTTTTGCTCATGCGATGCAAAAATTAAATGCCGTGAATGTCACGCTTTTGAATCAATCTGTTTTGCTAAAAGGCGTGAATGATGATGCGCAAATTCTAAAAATATTGAGCGATAAACTTTTTCAAACAGGCATTTTGCCTTATTACTTGCATTTGCTGGATAAAGTTCAAGGGGCGAGCCATTTTTTGATTAGCGATATTGAAGCTATGCAAATCTATAAAACCTTGCAATCTCTGACTTCTGGCTATCTTGTTCCTAAACTTGCACGAGAAATTGCGGGCGAGCCAAATAAGACTTTATACGCAGAATAA
- the efp gene encoding elongation factor P, protein MATYTTSDFKPGLKFMQDGEPCVIVENEFVKPGKGQAFTRTRIRKLISGKVLDVNFKSGTSVEAADVMDLNLTYSYKDDAFWYFMHPETFEQYSADAKAVGDAEKWLLDQADCVVTLWNGAPITVTPPNFVELEIVDTDPGLKGDTAGTGGKPATLSTGAVVKVPLFVQIGEVIKVDTRSGEYVSRVK, encoded by the coding sequence ATGGCTACATATACTACCAGTGATTTCAAACCAGGTCTAAAATTTATGCAAGACGGCGAGCCTTGTGTCATCGTTGAAAATGAATTTGTAAAACCAGGCAAAGGTCAGGCATTCACTCGTACTCGTATTCGTAAATTAATTTCAGGCAAAGTATTAGACGTAAACTTTAAATCTGGCACTTCGGTTGAAGCGGCTGATGTTATGGATCTTAACTTAACTTATTCATACAAAGACGATGCATTCTGGTACTTTATGCACCCAGAAACATTTGAACAGTACTCTGCTGATGCAAAAGCCGTAGGCGATGCAGAAAAATGGTTATTAGACCAAGCAGATTGTGTCGTGACTTTATGGAATGGTGCGCCAATTACTGTTACGCCACCAAACTTTGTTGAATTAGAAATCGTCGATACAGACCCAGGTCTTAAAGGCGATACCGCAGGCACTGGCGGTAAACCCGCAACATTAAGCACAGGCGCAGTTGTAAAAGTGCCGCTTTTCGTTCAAATCGGTGAAGTAATCAAAGTCGATACTCGTTCTGGCGAATACGTCTCTCGCGTAAAATAA
- the priC gene encoding primosomal replication protein PriC — translation MAVQQLIQRLDQKVQQLYQAHLSKREEKIFAKFDRTLFSENGQNVSFYLKEINQTLDRIKTLESNDSNHYNFLAERLLAQCSALSEALVRKNTHLTESQTTTKQTIQKSQHSIHKLPPRERLEKYYEAREQLNNLYRQHKDLAQAEKNNDEKIRYAQLAEVYKKRQQKCQDAIDLLEEYLVFKEEVENRENTENR, via the coding sequence ATGGCTGTTCAACAACTTATCCAACGCTTAGATCAAAAAGTTCAACAACTTTATCAAGCTCATTTATCCAAACGAGAAGAAAAAATCTTCGCCAAATTTGACCGCACTTTGTTCAGTGAAAATGGACAGAATGTTTCCTTTTATCTAAAAGAAATCAATCAAACGCTAGATAGAATAAAGACATTAGAGTCTAACGATTCTAATCACTATAATTTTCTAGCTGAGCGTTTACTCGCCCAATGTTCCGCTCTTTCGGAAGCTTTAGTTCGCAAGAATACTCATCTAACTGAATCCCAAACAACAACGAAACAAACCATTCAAAAATCTCAACATAGCATTCATAAATTACCACCAAGAGAACGCCTAGAAAAATATTACGAAGCACGAGAACAATTGAATAATCTTTATCGACAGCATAAAGATTTAGCACAAGCTGAAAAAAATAATGATGAAAAAATACGTTATGCTCAACTTGCAGAAGTTTATAAAAAACGCCAGCAAAAATGCCAAGATGCAATCGATCTTTTAGAAGAATATTTGGTGTTTAAAGAAGAAGTGGAAAACCGTGAAAACACAGAAAATAGATGA